A single window of Periophthalmus magnuspinnatus isolate fPerMag1 chromosome 22, fPerMag1.2.pri, whole genome shotgun sequence DNA harbors:
- the LOC117390561 gene encoding coiled-coil domain-containing protein 9B gives MDKSASSDMLPKRDYDKDLELDKKIEALRRKNAALMKRYQEVEEDRKKAEEEGMALQSRKGKADDLSITISKSTSDSRVVTTKPIISGSDQERAVEGPSQSAGRGQRKQLTVTMPVKKGKRVVIEKSPEPSDRTTEEGQSKHVESTRAKPAHMTKRDTAAQDEVKPGEEHNEEQQRLSEVFQASTDLNIPTSKEEQEEYLRWKKEREQIDRERVARHKNAKGQWRRAWDMDKSDNMFSDKSGDWIPPSRGGRNSRRGQNRTSSDSQGHVRRGKAKEAKNVQVTGSKAKGKDRLTGRARRWESNNDGNLQDSETTLEEFLEELDALTELVDQRKVEDTKTKEPLSRELGTNEQVTVATEMDNNIQKKVDSSVPRGSEKKVRFSDELKQSGASQEPATSESQSPQSMKGSSPKKKKTQLHKAIVDSCIHQERGGESPSAPLTERQENECTTKRVISPPDRSTQAEKANQSVEVGKCNMTSTNTEELIDSGLSVLSMESGEPHQAHSTSSDKAREHGKIV, from the exons ATGGACAAATCC GCCTCCAGTGACATGCTGCCCAAAAGAGATTATGATAAGGATTTGGAGCTGGACAAGAAAATAGAGGCTCTACGCAGAAAGAATGCAGCACTGATGAAAAGATACCAG GAGGTAGAAGAGGACAGGAaaaaggcagaggaggaaggCATGGCGCTGCAGTCTCGCAAAGGCAAAGCTGATGACCTCTCAATCACCATCAGCAAGTCCACCAGT GACAGCCGTGTGGTGACAACAAAGCCAATTATTTCTGGGTCAGACCAGGAGAGGGCAGTGGAGGGGCCATCTCAAAGTGCAGGCCGAGGGCAAAGGAAGCAACTGACTGTGACAATGCCagtaaaaaag GGCAAGAGGGTGGTGATTGAGAAGAGCCCAGAGCCTTCAGACAGAacgacagaggagggacagtcgAAGCACGTGGAGTCAACGAGGGCAAAACCAGCCCACATGACCAAGAGGGACACAGCGGCTCAG GATGAGGTCAAACCAGGTGAAGAGCACAATGAGGAGCAACAACGGCTTTCAGAAGTTTTTCAG GCCAGCACAGACCTCAATATCCCGACATCAAAAGAAGAGCAGGAAGAATATCTGCGGTGGAAGAAAGAGCGCGAGCAAatcgacagagagagagtcgCACGACACAAAAATGCCAAGGGCCAGTGGAGAAGAGCCTGGGACATGGACAAGTCTGACAACAT GTTTTCAGATAAATCTGGAGACTGGATACCTCCCAGCAGAG GTGGGCGTAATTCTAGAAGAGGTCAAAACAGGACGAGTTCAGATTCACAAG GCCATGTGAGGAGAGGAAAAGCAAAGGAAGCGAAGAATGTGCAGGTGACTGGCAGCAAAGCAAAAGGAAAAGACCGTCTCACTGGCAGGGCCAGGAG ATGGGAGTCTAATAATGATGGAAATTTACAG gACTCTGAGACAACACTGGAGGAATTCCTGGAAGAACTTGATGCTCTCACAGAATTGGTTGATCAGAGAAAAGtagaggacacaaaaacaaaagagccCCTTAGTCGCGAGTTGGGGACAAATGAACAAGTGACTGTTGCCACAGAAATGGACAACAATATACAGAAGAAAGTAGACTCCTCTGTCCCTAGGGGTTCAGAGAAGAAAGTGCGGTTCTCAGATGAACTCAAACAGAGTGGAGCCTCCCAAGAGCCTGCCACTTCTGAATCACAGAGTCCACAATCAATGAAAGGTTCCTCgccaaagaaaaagaaaacacaattgCACAAAGCAATAGTGGACAGTTGTATTCatcaagagagaggaggggagtcaccatcagcccctcttaCAGAGCGGCAAGAAAATGAATGTACTACAAAAAGGGTCATCTCTCCCCCTGACAGATCCACTCAAGCTGAAAAAGCCAACCAGTCAGTAGAAGTTGGGAAGTGCAACATGACCAGCACAAATACAG AGGAGCTGATAGACTCTGGCCTGTCAGTTTTGAGCATGGAGTCTGGAGAACCACACCAAGCACACTCCACCAGCAGTGATAAG gCAAGAGAGCATGGGaaaattgtttga
- the LOC117390736 gene encoding putative transmembrane protein INAFM2, with protein MRERDFMPNMERGKPATYTGDKKAKMAAKTNKKWVRLATVFAYVLSVSLAAIILAIYYSLIWKPTSASSPGGKPVPEEVTASPNITTNLSTSSNASEWNSTQSRLSLNLSRQDPVTRAFQWDDRAETAAQTAHPQQDEELFASSQGHTTTENLYPSGTHPGVKSYPDREGTWTLGEAEEDNSEHTNTDSTSAPPTSATRGG; from the coding sequence ATGAGAGAGAGGGACTTCATGCCCAACATGGAGAGGGGCAAACCTGCCACTTACACGGGGGACAAAAAGGCTAAGATGGCAGCTAAGACGAACAAGAAGTGGGTCAGATTAGCCACCGTTTTTGCTTATGTGCTCTCGGTGTCCTTAGCAGCCATTATCCTGGCCATTTACTACAGTCTGATCTGGAAACCAACCAGCGCGTCTTCTCCTGGGGGTAAGCCAGTGCCAGAGGAGGTCACCGCTAGCCCCAACATCACCACGAACCTGTCCACGAGCAGCAACGCATCCGAGTGGAACTCTACACAGTCAAGACTGTCCCTGAACCTAAGCAGACAGGACCCTGTCACGCGCGCGTTTCAGTGGGACGACAGAGCCGAGACAGCGGCGCAAACTGCGCACCCCCAGCAGGACGAAGAACTGTTTGCGTCCTCCCAGGGTCACACAACCACGGAGAATTTATACCCTAGCGGTACACATCCGGGAGTAAAAAGTTACCCTGACAGAGAAGGGACGTGGACGCTGGGTGAGGCAGAAGAGGACAATTCCGAACACACAAATACAGATTCTACGTCTGCTCCCCCAACATCAGCAACGAGAGGAGGCTGA
- the plcb2 gene encoding 1-phosphatidylinositol 4,5-bisphosphate phosphodiesterase beta-2 codes for MNKKRYFLDPPEVKDYLVKGERFTKWSEDSTKTSPVTMKMDSKGFYIYWINQSKETTLLDVATIRDTRVGKYAKLPKHPKVRNVFNMDFPDSNHLAKTLTIVSGMDTVNLTYHNFFASKEKVVQNWASDILAIAYNAARNNSCRQVFLDKIYVCLSLQTNKDGKIPVKRIYKMFPADKKRVEGALAAAHLPKGKYDSIKSDAFTEAAFRTFITHLCPRPDIYEIFTSYSNKPTMTKENFTKFLNEKQRDSRLNEELFPRLRQDQIKALIDKYEPVSSNANRGLISPEGFLFYLMGSETSVVVQDRLAKSHDMTQPIPHYFIKSSHNTYLTAGQFSGLSSPEMYRQCLLSGCRCLELDCWKGKPPDEEPIITHGFTMTTEILFKDVIEAINESAFKTSQYPVILSFENHVDSVKQQEKMANYCKTIFGDALLTEPLDKYPLKPGLQIPSPSELMGKILIKNKKGSHDKPKEQAKKPATDATIATTDPANPPPASENPEEDPEEQEETEEQDEEKMKTSDEGTAGQEVTAYEAMSSIVNYIQPNKFVSFEHAKKKNRSYVISSFVETKGEAMIAKSAVEWVEYNKRQMSRIYPKGTRMDSSNYNPQPFWTAGCQLVALNYQTMDFPMQLNMALFEYNGRTGYLLKHDVMRRSDKKFDPFCDRIDTVVASTLTIKIYSGQFLSDKNVKTGVEVEVIGLPNDPKKKYRTKWTTTANAINPVWNEEPFVFEKILLPELASLRIVVHEENGKFLGHRIIPLDAIQSGFHHICLRSESNMPLTLPALFVYIEVKDYIPAAFADFTDALFNPTKGTEKTTKTPKESSADYVSPYEMPLAAPVPTPSAKAIEAPPAEKAEETPAAADPSAETRNTEGDPQPVAEDSPPAEEPPKEETPEAAKEPAPEEPAEEPVVEPTEAAPESAPAEVEETPAPESEQKEESPKEPKEEATEAVAEKTEEPEAKTTEELVSAPIVTNGSSQEPVTSTEDIKTVTTEELTQHKNYLKVVKRQEKELKETEKKLQKKGEDLIQKYSDTFKAIKKKASVKKKEAGAGGDSNGTTERVQEQKDKMTNELQSLWTSQYDQIKKKKEQFATERLTKLMEIASEKHTSELKALDSEAKEKKKAQCKANSKLKKSMSTDALDENGPSDAPDGNLQQESLMKKQEATLEEIKTLTNQLNQEALKEQQQKMQSLSADVSEAVNVCVGAHFPELVDQNATKVDGAGVYGDVFLG; via the exons ATGAATAAGAAAAGATATTTTCTGGATCCACCGGAGGTGAAGGACTACCTCGTCAAAGGAGAAAGGTTCACAAAGTGGTCAGAG GATTCCACCAAGACCAGTCCAGTCACTATGAAGATGGATTCAAAGGGATTTTACATTTACTGGATCAACCAAAGCAAG GAGACCACATTGCTGGATGTGGCTACAATCAGGGATACCAGAGTTGGAAAATATGCTAAACTTCCTAAG CACCCAAAAGTGCGTAATGTCTTCAACATGGATTTTCCAGACAGCAACCATCTGGCTAAAACTCTAACCATAGTCTCAGGGATGGACACCGTCAATCTCACTTATCACAACTTCTTTGCCTCCAAAGAGAAAGTGgtgcag aactgggcaagtgacatACTTGCAATTGCCTACAATGCTGCAAGAAACAACTCATGCCGACAAGTCTTCTTGGACAAAAT ATACGTGTGCCTTTCGCTCCAAACCAACAAAGACGGCAAGATCCCAGTGAAACG CATCTACAAGATGTTCCCAGCTGATAAGAAAAGGGTGGAGGGTGCCTTGGCAGCAGCACACCTCCCTAAAGGAAAG TATGATAGCATAAAGTCTGATGCATTCACCGAGGCGGCCTTCAGGACATTTATAACTCACCTTTGCCCAAGGCCTGATATCTATGAGATCTTTACATCTTA CTCTAACAAGCCCACCATGACCAAGGAGAACTTCACCAAATTCCTCAACGAAAAGCAAAGAGACTCTCGGCTCAATGAGGAGTTGTTTCCTCGTTTACGACAGGACCAGATCAAAGCTTTGATTGACAAATATGAACCTGTCTCCAGCAACGCAAACAGAG GTCTGATTTCTCCAGAGGGATTTCTCTTTTACCTAATGGGGTCTGAGACTTCAGTCGTAGTGCAGGACAGACTGGCCAAATCCCACGACATGACTCAGCCTATACCGCACTATTTCATCAAGTCCTCCCACAACACTTACCTGACAG CGGGTCAGTTCTCAGGCCTGTCCTCTCCTGAGATGTACCGCCAGTGCCTTCTGTCCGGCTGCCGCTGTCTGGAGCTGGACTGCTGGAAAGGCAAACCCCCAGATGAAGAGCCCATCATCACACACGGTTTCACTATGACGACTGAGATCCTCTTTAAG GATGTGATTGAAGCTATAAATGAAAGTGCCTTCAAGACTTCACAGTATCCTGTTATTCTCTCATTTGAAAACCACGTCGACTC GGTCAAACAGCAAGAGAAAATGGCCAACTACTGCAAAACCATATTTGGAGATGCCCTGCTAACAGAGCCCCTGGACAAATACCCT TTGAAGCCAGGCCTGCAAATCCCAAGTCCATCAGAGCTCATGGGCAAAATCTTGATCAAGAATAAAAAGGGCAGCCATGACAAGCCCAAAGAACAGGCCAAGAAACCAGCTACTGATGCAACCATTGCTACCACAGACCCCGCCAACCCCCCACCTGCTTCAGAAAACCCAG AGGAGGATCCTGAGGAgcaagaagagacagaggagcaggatgAGGAGAAAATGAAGACATCAGATGAG GGCACAGCTGGACAGGAAGTGACAGCATACGAGGCTATGTCTTCAATAGTCAATTACATCCAGCCAAACAAATTTGTCTCCTTTGAACATGCTAAAA AGAAAAATAGGAGTTAcgtcatctcttcttttgtggAGACCAAAGGGGAGGCAATGATTGCCAAAAGTGCAGTTGAATGGGTCGA GTATAACAAGAGACAGATGAGTCGAATCTACCCCAAAGGAACACGAATGGACTCATCCAATTACAATCCACAACCTTTCTGGACCGCAGGCTGCCAGTTGGTGGCGCTCAACTACCAGACAATGG ATTTCCCCATGCAACTCAACATGGCTCTGTTTGAGTACAACGGCAGGACTGGGTACCTTCTCAAACATGATGTGATGCGCCGCAGTGACAAGAAGTTTGACCCTTTTTGTGACAGAATTGACACAGTTGTGGCAAGCACACTGACAATCAAG ATTTACTCAGGACAGTTTCTATCAGACAAGAATGTGAAAACTGGAGTGGAAGTGGAGGTGATAGGCCTGCCAAATGATCCCAAGAAAAAATACCGCACCAAATGGACCACCACAGCCAATGCCATAAACCCAGTGTGGAATGAAGAGccctttgtttttgaaaag ATCTTACTCCCAGAATTGGCATCTCTGAGAATTGTGGTTCATGAGGAGAATGGTAAATTCTTGGGACACAGAATAATTCCTCTTGACGCCATACAATCAG GCTTCCATCACATCTGCCTCCGCAGTGAAAGCAACATGCCCCTCACTCTGCCTGCTCTCTTTGTGTACATCGAGGTCAAGGACTACATCCCTGCTGCTTTTGCAG ACTTTACAGATGCCTTATTTAACCCAACAAAAGGCACAGAGAAAACCACTAAGACACCAAAGGAG TCATCTGCTGACTACGTCTCCCCTTATGAAATGCCCCTTGCGGCACCTGTACCCACTCCCAGTGCCAAGGCAATCGAAGCCCCTCCAGCAG AAAAAGCAGAAGAGACACCAGCAGCTGCAGACCCAAGTGCTGAAACCAGAAATACTGAAGGGGATCCTCAGCCTGTAGCTGAGGACTCTCCTCCAGCAGAAGAACCTCCCAAAGAAGAGACCCCAGAAGCAGCCAAAGAACCAGCCCCAGAAGAACCTGCAGAGGAGCCTGTGGTAGAACCCACTGAGGCGGCCCCAGAAAGTGCACCAGCTGAGGTTGAAGAAACACCTGCACCAGAGTCTGAACAGAAAGAGGAGTCTCCAAAAGAGCCAAAAGAGGAGGCTACCGAGGCAGTGGCAGAGAAGACTGAGGAGCCCGAGGCAAAGACCACTGAGGAACTTGTGAGTGCTCCCATTGTAACAAATGGATCATCTCAGGAGCCTGTCACCAGCACTGAAG ATATTAAAACTGTGACCACTGAAGAACTAACACAGCACAAGAACTATCTGAAGGTCGTCAAGCGCCAGGAGAAAGAGCTGAAAGAAACTGAAAAGAAGCTACAGAAAAAGGGAGAGGACCTGATTCAAAAATACTCTGACACTTTCAAGGCCATTAAGAAAAAGGCTTCTGTAAAGAAAAAGGA gGCAGGAGCAGGTGGAGACTCGAATGGGACGACTGAACGTGTGCAAGAGCAGAAGGATAAGATGACTAATGAGTTGCAGAGTCTGTGGACTAGTCAGTATGACCagatcaaaaagaaaaaagagcagTTTGCTACAGAG AGATTGACCAAACTGATGGAGATTGCATCCGAAAAACACACCAGTGAACTGAAGGCCCTGGACAG TGAAgccaaagagaagaagaaagctCAATGCAAAGCAAACTCCAA GTTGAAAAAGTCAATGAGCACAGATGCTCTGGATGAAAATGGtccatctgat GCCCCAGATGGGAATCTTCAACAGGAGTCACTGATGAAGAAACAGGAGGCTACACTGGAGGAGATCAAAACCCTGACCAACCAG CTCAATCAAGAGGCCCTaaaggagcagcagcagaagatGCAGTCACTGTCTGCAGATGTGTCCGAGGctgttaatgtgtgtgtgggtgctcACTTTCCAGAGCTCGTGGACCAAAATGCCACGAAAGTGGATGGGGCTggtgtctatggagatgtttttcttGGTTAG